A single window of Papio anubis isolate 15944 chromosome 8, Panubis1.0, whole genome shotgun sequence DNA harbors:
- the ZNF250 gene encoding zinc finger protein 250 encodes MAAARLLPVPAGPQAKLTFEDVAVLLSQDEWDRLCPAQRGLYRNVMMETYGNVVSLGLPGSKPDIISQLERGEDPWVLDRKGAKKSQGLWSDYSDNLKCDHTTACTQDSLSCPWECETKGENQNTDLSPKPLISEETVILGKTPLGRIDQENNETKRSFFLSPNSVDHCEVQGLSQSVPLTPHQAVPSGERPYMCVECGKCFGRSSHLLQHQRIHTGEKPYVCNVCGKAFSQSSVLSKHRRIHTGEKPYECNECGKAFRVSSDLAQHHKIHTGEKPHECLECRKAFTQLSHLIQHQRIHTGERPYVCPLCGKAFNHSTVLRSHQRVHTGEKPHRCNECGKTFSVKRTLLQHQRIHTGEKPYTCSECGKAFSDRSVLIQHHNVHTGEKPYECSECGKTFSHRSTLMNHERIHTEEKPYACYECGKAFVQHSHLIQHQRVHTGEKPYVCGECGHAFSARRSLIQHERIHTGEKPFQCTECGKAFSLKATLIVHLRTHTGEKPYECNSCGKAFSQYSVLIQHQRIHTGEKPYECGECGRAFNQHGHLIQHQKVHRKL; translated from the exons ATGGCAGCAGCCAGGCTCCTGCCAGTGCCGGCAGGACCCCAG GCCAAATTGACCTTCGAAGATGTGGCTGTGCTCCTCTCCCAGGATGAATGGGACCGCCTGTGTCCTGCTCAGAGGGGCCTCTACAGAAATGTGATGATGGAAACCTATGGAAATGTAGTCTCATTGG GACTTCCAGGATCCAAGCCTGACATAATCTCCCAGCTGGAACGAGGGGAAGATCCCTGGGTCCTGGACAGGAAGGGGGCTAAGAAGAGCCAGGGCCTGTGGAGTGACTACTCAG acaaCCTCAAATGTGACCACACTACAGCCTGTACACAAGACAGTTTATCTTGTCCATGGG AATGTGAAACCAAGGGAGAGAATCAAAATACAGACTTGAGTCCGAAGCCATTAATTTCAGAGGAAACAGTGATTCTGGGGAAAACACCCTTGGGGAGGATTGatcaagaaaataatgaaacaaagcGAAGCTTCTTTCTGAGTCCAAACTCTGTTGACCACTGTGAAGTTCAGGGCTTAAGCCAAAGCGTGCCACTCACTCCACACCAGGCAGTTCCTAGTGGAGAGAGGCCCTACATGTGTGTTGAGTGTGGGAAGTGCTTTGGCCGGAGTTCTCACCTCCTTCAGCATCAACGtatccacactggagagaagccctatgTGTGCAATGTgtgtgggaaggccttcagcCAGAGCTCAGTCCTTAGTAAACACAGGAGAATTCACACAGGTGAGAAGCCCTATGAGTGTAATGAGTGTGGAAAAGCCTTTAGAGTGAGCTCAGATCTTGCTCAGCATCACAAGATACATACGGGAGAGAAGCCTCACGAATGTCTTGAGTGTCGGAAAGCCTTCACTCAGCTCTCACATCTCATTCAGCACCAGCGGATCCATACAGGAGAAAGGCCGTACGTGTGTCCAttgtgtgggaaagccttcaacCATAGCACTGTCCTGCGGAGCCACCAGAGGGTACACACTGGGGAGAAGCCTCACAGGTGCAATGAGTGTGGGAAAACCTTCAGTGTGAAGAGGACACTGCTGCAGCACCAAAGGATCCACACCGGGGAGAAGCCCTACACGTGCAGCgagtgtgggaaggccttcagcGACCGCTCAGTCCTCATTCAGCACCACAACGTGCACACCGGGGAGAAGCCCTATGAGTGCAGTGAGTGTGGGAAGACCTTCAGCCACCGGTCCACCCTGATGAATCACGAGCGGATCCACACCGAGGAAAAGCCCTATGCATGCTACGAATGCGGGAAGGCCTTCGTTCAGCACTCACACCTGATCCAGCACCAGAGAGtccacactggggagaaaccCTATGTGTGTGGTGAATGTGGGCACGCCTTCAGTGCACGCCGGTCTCTGATCCAGCATGAGAGAATCCACACGGGTGAAAAGCCCTTCCAGTGCacagaatgtggcaaagccttcagCCTAAAAGCAACTCTGATTGTGCACCTGAGGACCCACACGGGCGAGAAGCCCTATGAGTGCAATAGCTGTGGGAAGGCCTTCAGCCAGTACTCAGTGCTCATCCAGCACCAGCGAATCCACACAGGCGAGAAGCCCTACGAGTGCGGGGAGTGTGGGCGTGCCTTCAACCAGCACGGCCACCTAATCCAGCACCAGAAAGTGCACAGAAAGTTGTGA